The window CCCGGAGCTTTCCTACACGGAAAAGGTCGTCAAGGAGTCGATGCGGCTCTACCCGCCCGTGCCGGGAATCGTCCGCGAGCCGGTCAAACCGGACATCATCGGCGGCTACGAGATCCCGCCGGGGGCGACGGTGCGGATGCACCAGTGGGTCGTCCACCGCGACCCGCGGTGGTACGACGATCCGCTCGCCTTCCGGCCGGCGCGGTGGACCGACGGGATGGAGGCCGACCTGCCGAAACTCGCTTACTTCCCGTTCGCGGCGGGGCCGCGGCGCTGTATCGGCGACCGGTTTGCGATGCTCGAGGCGCGGCTCCTGCTTGCAACCGTCTACCAGCGGTACCACCTCGAACTCGTCCCGGGGACGGAACTGAACCTGCGGGCGACGATCACTGCCCGCCCGAAAGACGATATTCCGATGACCGTCTCCGAACGATAGGGGGCTCGGTACCGGCCGTTCGCGGCTACTTCTCCCAGTAGTCGACGTCGTCGTCGAGCCGGTAGTAGCCGTGGACCGATCGCTCTCCCCGGCCGCCAGGCGGCGAGCCGACGAAGACGCCGATCTTGTCCATCTCGGGGTAGACGGTGACGTCGGGCTCGATCATCGTCGAGACCAGCAGGTAGCGAAGCACCCCGTCGCTGTCGTTGACGATCCGGTGTCCGCCCTCCTCGTTCGCCGGGAACGTCGCGAAGTCGCCCGCCGCCAGCGGCTCCGCTCCACGCTCGCACCGAAGGGTGCCCTCGCCCTCGAGGACGAACATCGCCTCCTCGTTCGCGGTGTGGTAATGGTAGGGCCAGGAACGTTCGC of the Halobiforma lacisalsi AJ5 genome contains:
- a CDS encoding cupin domain-containing protein: MTTPINEADLEWTEHDQESSRFRRKQLSEAAGAPHLGCSLYELPPGERSWPYHYHTANEEAMFVLEGEGTLRCERGAEPLAAGDFATFPANEEGGHRIVNDSDGVLRYLLVSTMIEPDVTVYPEMDKIGVFVGSPPGGRGERSVHGYYRLDDDVDYWEK